From one Candidatus Acididesulfobacter guangdongensis genomic stretch:
- a CDS encoding HAD family hydrolase: protein MTEDINKYNCIIFDLDGTLIDSFQAINDAFDAVFLKFEGRALSDSESKSYVGVPLEDLLGEMFGKENQDEAIKIFRNRYREVCFEKTVLIKGVKELLIYLKDKGKSLNIATNKTGDISRDILKHLNIDRLFDYVYGVYDGMEGKPSPEMLNKILENTGYKKSDAVFIGDSPIDIMTAKNAGVSMLSVASGNHKYDELRSFNPDFLYEHIANIIS, encoded by the coding sequence ATGACTGAAGATATAAATAAATATAATTGTATAATATTTGATTTAGACGGAACGCTAATAGATTCATTTCAGGCTATAAACGATGCATTTGATGCCGTATTTTTAAAATTTGAAGGAAGAGCGCTGTCCGATAGCGAATCTAAGTCGTATGTCGGCGTTCCGCTGGAAGATTTGCTCGGTGAAATGTTTGGTAAAGAAAATCAGGATGAAGCAATAAAGATATTTAGGAATAGATATAGAGAGGTTTGTTTTGAAAAGACTGTATTAATTAAAGGCGTGAAAGAGCTTCTTATATACTTGAAAGATAAAGGCAAATCGCTGAATATTGCTACAAACAAAACAGGCGATATTTCAAGGGATATTCTAAAGCATTTAAACATAGACAGATTGTTTGACTACGTATACGGTGTTTATGACGGCATGGAAGGTAAACCTTCCCCTGAAATGCTTAATAAAATATTAGAGAATACAGGATACAAAAAATCTGATGCCGTCTTCATAGGGGATTCTCCGATTGATATAATGACTGCAAAAAATGCGGGGGTATCTATGCTGAGCGTGGCGTCGGGAAATCATAAATATGACGAATTGAGGTCTTTTAATCCGGATTTTTTATATGAACATATTGCAAATATAATTTCTTAA
- the galT gene encoding galactose-1-phosphate uridylyltransferase has translation MSELRQNPTTREWVIISTERRRRPHEFEKSSKEKEERSNLPEYMEDCPFCSGNESFAPHEIQSYRTPGTGPNSKGWWIRVIPNKFAALSPEPEQQASGSASKTNTFTTMADYFYPRATDIFRVKPGIGAHEVVIDTPKHNEVLPFFSDKQAQELFLMYRDRYLDLHKDSRFKYIIIFKNYGPNAGTSIVHSHSQIIATPVIPLTLRNNISQARFYYDEAGRCIFCDMIQAEIVDGRRIILQTDDFIVFHPFASESPFETWIMPLKHETCFSNASLDNIKELGVIVKKILNAMYNALGDPDYNYVINNAPVADENEDYYHWSLRIIPRLTMKAGFEIGTGMSINTAIPEETADFMKNFIK, from the coding sequence ATGTCGGAACTTAGACAAAATCCTACAACCCGTGAGTGGGTTATTATTTCTACAGAAAGGCGAAGAAGACCGCATGAGTTTGAAAAATCGTCTAAAGAAAAAGAGGAGCGCAGCAATCTGCCTGAATATATGGAAGATTGCCCATTCTGCTCCGGCAATGAAAGTTTTGCGCCTCATGAAATACAATCATACAGGACTCCGGGAACCGGTCCAAATTCTAAAGGCTGGTGGATAAGAGTAATTCCCAACAAATTTGCGGCTCTTTCGCCGGAACCGGAACAACAGGCTTCTGGTTCCGCATCAAAAACGAATACTTTTACTACTATGGCGGATTATTTTTATCCGCGGGCAACTGATATATTCAGGGTAAAGCCTGGAATCGGAGCGCACGAAGTAGTAATAGATACGCCGAAACACAATGAAGTGTTGCCTTTTTTTTCAGACAAGCAGGCTCAAGAATTATTTCTTATGTACAGAGACAGATACCTCGATTTACATAAAGATTCACGTTTTAAATATATAATAATATTTAAAAATTACGGCCCCAACGCAGGCACATCTATAGTCCATTCGCATTCTCAAATAATCGCTACGCCCGTTATACCGCTTACTCTGCGAAATAATATATCGCAGGCAAGATTTTATTATGACGAAGCGGGCAGGTGCATATTTTGCGACATGATTCAGGCAGAAATTGTCGATGGCAGAAGAATAATATTACAAACAGACGATTTTATCGTTTTTCATCCGTTTGCGTCTGAAAGCCCTTTCGAAACATGGATTATGCCTTTAAAACATGAAACTTGTTTTAGCAACGCTTCATTAGATAATATAAAAGAGCTTGGCGTTATTGTTAAAAAAATTTTGAATGCGATGTATAATGCGCTGGGAGACCCCGATTACAACTATGTTATCAATAATGCCCCAGTTGCAGATGAAAATGAAGATTATTACCACTGGAGTTTAAGGATTATTCCGCGGCTTACTATGAAAGCAGGTTTTGAAATCGGCACAGGTATGTCCATTAATACCGCAATTCCTGAAGAGACGGCAGACTTTATGAAAAATTTTATAAAATAA
- a CDS encoding ABC transporter translates to MLKSELKAFYAINKRELLKFTRQKSRLITDLSRPVIWLLFVGYGISTLVKLKHGSYIDFIFPGILVMTVLFRSIFSAISIIWDRQFGVLKEILVSPVSRKTFVYAKITSGSIISTSQGLIILVFAPFFGINLSISAFLLTLVALFLISSSITAFGILIASRMTSFEGFNSIINLIVQPMFFVSGALYPIKKFPLFLKILAYINPITYSVDLLKYIFFYNKAKSIFVPEISISISLIFLALFLVIMVLSANYFFEKEEN, encoded by the coding sequence ATGCTAAAAAGCGAATTAAAAGCGTTTTATGCCATAAATAAGCGCGAACTGCTAAAGTTTACAAGACAGAAATCAAGGCTTATAACGGATCTTTCTAGACCGGTAATATGGCTGCTATTTGTCGGCTACGGCATTTCAACCTTAGTTAAACTAAAACACGGTTCCTATATTGATTTTATATTTCCGGGAATTCTTGTGATGACCGTTCTTTTCAGGTCTATTTTTTCCGCAATTTCAATTATATGGGACCGTCAATTTGGAGTTTTAAAGGAAATTCTTGTTTCTCCGGTTTCAAGAAAAACATTTGTCTATGCAAAAATTACTTCAGGCAGCATAATAAGCACGTCTCAAGGTTTGATTATTTTAGTGTTTGCTCCATTTTTCGGCATCAATTTATCTATTAGTGCGTTTTTGTTAACTCTTGTTGCTCTTTTTTTAATTTCATCATCCATTACTGCTTTTGGGATTTTAATAGCATCAAGAATGACGTCGTTTGAAGGATTTAATTCAATTATCAACCTGATAGTGCAGCCTATGTTTTTCGTAAGCGGTGCATTATATCCAATAAAAAAGTTTCCCTTATTCCTGAAAATTTTAGCCTACATAAACCCTATAACATATTCCGTTGATTTGTTGAAATATATATTTTTTTACAATAAGGCAAAAAGTATATTCGTACCTGAAATTTCAATATCTATAAGTTTAATATTTTTAGCTTTGTTTTTGGTAATCATGGTTCTATCGGCAAATTATTTTTTTGAAAAAGAAGAAAATTAA
- a CDS encoding SAM-dependent methyltransferase, with protein sequence MLSIIEKFRAIYNKKDIPENLRFLALQSCYTANFLLHELNSIPYPENCNDGTAVDVGTGLGIIPLILNLQRKYRKYIGIDVDNKGLTIAKRLFEENNFNPICADVFALPLKNSISDILFARYVLQHVSRVELFLSELKKIMKTDSKIVIIDVEDDMNVFYPELPPETKNVFESYEKFQKQCGGDRNVSKKLPYFLFQTGFKNVEIKPFTSTFFVLKKDCRDYFKQTKDAFLALSAELELVKDKLFEHKFISPSDFHRGLNNCLAYLNSSESIFISRTEFLITATK encoded by the coding sequence TTGTTATCAATAATAGAAAAGTTCAGAGCAATATACAATAAAAAAGACATTCCTGAAAATTTACGTTTTTTAGCGCTTCAATCCTGCTATACAGCTAATTTTTTGCTGCATGAACTTAATAGCATCCCATATCCGGAAAATTGTAATGACGGCACTGCGGTAGATGTGGGGACAGGTCTCGGAATAATACCGCTAATTTTAAACTTACAAAGGAAATACCGTAAATATATCGGTATAGATGTGGACAATAAGGGCTTAACGATAGCTAAAAGATTATTCGAAGAAAATAATTTTAATCCGATATGCGCCGATGTATTCGCCCTGCCCTTAAAAAATTCTATTTCAGATATTTTATTTGCCAGATATGTATTGCAGCATGTAAGCCGCGTAGAACTGTTTTTGTCAGAATTAAAAAAAATAATGAAAACTGATTCTAAAATAGTTATTATAGACGTTGAAGACGACATGAATGTTTTTTATCCGGAATTGCCGCCGGAAACTAAAAATGTTTTTGAAAGTTATGAAAAATTTCAAAAACAATGCGGCGGCGACAGGAATGTGTCAAAAAAATTACCTTACTTTTTATTTCAAACAGGATTTAAAAATGTTGAAATAAAACCCTTTACTTCAACATTTTTTGTTTTAAAAAAAGATTGCCGCGATTATTTTAAACAGACAAAGGATGCTTTTTTAGCATTAAGCGCAGAGCTTGAACTTGTAAAAGATAAATTATTTGAACATAAATTTATAAGCCCTTCAGATTTTCATAGAGGACTTAATAATTGTTTGGCTTATTTAAATTCTTCAGAGAGTATTTTTATATCCAGAACTGAATTTTTAATAACAGCAACGAAGTAA
- a CDS encoding sulfide/dihydroorotate dehydrogenase-like FAD/NAD-binding protein has product MYEIIENKSIGEGVNVYKISAPDIAAKALPGQFVILRVHKKGERIPITIADTDKNSGYITILVQTLGKTTHLLSELKAGDELADLVGPLGIPSEIENFGTVVCIGGGFGIAAVHPIAKALKNAGNDVISIIGARRKDLLLMENEMRSASSQLLIATDDGSYGTKGFVTDILKRLIVDDKKNIIRVIAIGPVPMMKAVSDFTKQYNIKTIVSLNPIMIDGTGMCGACRVLVGGETKFACVDGPDFDAHQVDFENLVNRQRFYKDEEKSSYECHRKEHHKEQ; this is encoded by the coding sequence ATGTATGAAATTATTGAAAATAAAAGCATTGGAGAAGGAGTCAATGTTTATAAAATAAGTGCTCCCGATATAGCAGCCAAAGCTTTACCTGGCCAGTTTGTCATTCTGCGCGTACATAAAAAAGGAGAACGTATTCCTATAACTATTGCGGATACGGATAAAAATTCAGGTTATATTACTATACTTGTCCAGACCTTGGGCAAAACAACGCATTTATTAAGTGAATTAAAAGCAGGGGATGAATTGGCGGACCTCGTAGGTCCATTAGGCATTCCTTCTGAAATTGAAAACTTCGGCACGGTAGTTTGCATAGGCGGCGGGTTCGGCATTGCAGCCGTTCATCCTATTGCAAAAGCCCTGAAAAATGCGGGAAACGATGTTATTTCTATAATAGGAGCTAGAAGGAAAGACCTTTTATTGATGGAAAACGAAATGCGAAGCGCAAGTTCTCAGCTCTTAATAGCAACTGATGACGGCAGTTACGGAACAAAAGGATTTGTTACCGACATATTAAAAAGATTAATAGTTGACGATAAAAAAAATATTATCAGGGTTATAGCGATAGGTCCAGTTCCTATGATGAAGGCAGTAAGCGATTTCACTAAACAATATAATATAAAAACTATTGTAAGTCTTAATCCAATTATGATAGACGGAACCGGAATGTGCGGAGCCTGCCGAGTTTTAGTCGGCGGAGAGACAAAATTTGCATGCGTTGACGGTCCTGATTTTGATGCGCATCAGGTTGATTTTGAGAATTTAGTAAATAGGCAGAGATTTTATAAAGACGAAGAAAAATCATCTTACGAGTGCCACAGAAAAGAGCATCATAAAGAGCAATAA
- the queD gene encoding 6-carboxytetrahydropterin synthase QueD: MYELKISSMFSSAHNLRGYNGKCENIHGHNWQIEVVVCSELLNSIGIAVDFKILKNYLKLIMEKLDHKYINELPYFENINPSAENIAKYIFNEFNILLENNRDNQNKDENINVKVKKVNVYETATSMASYYE; encoded by the coding sequence ATGTATGAATTAAAAATATCATCTATGTTTTCGTCTGCGCATAATTTGCGCGGATATAACGGCAAATGCGAAAACATTCACGGGCACAATTGGCAGATTGAAGTTGTAGTATGTTCAGAATTATTAAATAGCATAGGAATTGCAGTCGATTTTAAAATCCTGAAAAATTATCTAAAGTTAATTATGGAAAAATTAGACCATAAATATATTAATGAGCTGCCCTATTTTGAAAATATTAATCCCTCTGCAGAGAATATTGCGAAATATATTTTTAATGAATTTAACATATTATTAGAGAACAATAGAGATAATCAAAATAAAGACGAGAATATTAATGTTAAAGTTAAAAAAGTAAATGTCTATGAAACTGCAACATCCATGGCTTCTTACTATGAATGA